The following DNA comes from Croceicoccus sp. YJ47.
CTTCGGTTCGAGGAAGGCGGCGATGCCGGCCCGTCGCGCGAGATCGCCCGGATCGCGCTCGCCATGCTGGCCGCCAGGGGCAAGACCGGCGCGCAACTGGCATACCGGGAGCGGATCGACGCGCTGAATGGCTGGCTGAACGAGAGCATCGATCTGGATCATGCCGACATCGTCTTCGGCTGGGACGCATCGCGCATGGCCGCCGGCATCGCACTGTTCGGAGAGGCGCTGACCCGTCCCGCAGTCTCCCCCGATACGCTGGATAGCCTCAAAAGCGCCCGCATCGATGAGCTGAATGCCGAGAGCATCAACCGGGGTGCCGGTCCGCAGCGCACCCTGTACAGCGCAATTTACGGCGAAGGCCATCCTTACGCCCCGGCCGCCACCACCGCCGAGGCCGTGAACCAGGTCGAGCGGATCGACGCCGCGGCCCTCGAAGCATGGACGCGGTCCCGTCTGCGGCCCGGACGCGCCACGCTATATGTCGCGGCCGATACCGATATGGCGACGCTGAAACCGCTGCTGGAAAAGGCGCTGGGCGGCTGGAAAACCGGGCGGGCAGAGGCGACGGAGCTGTCGATCCCGCCAGCCGAAGGCCGGCCCGTCCCATCGCTCACGGTGCTCGACAAACCGGGAGCGACCCAGACCTATATCGTCGCAAGCAAGGTCATTCCCGCGGCAGACGAACCCGGCAGTGTCGATGATGCCGCAGCCTATGTGGTGAACGAGATCTACGGGGGCAATCTGACCTCGCGAATCGGGACCAACCTGCGCGGGGAGAAGGGCTGGACCTATGGGATCGGTTCGGGTCTCTACAACACCCGCGCGCAGCGGCGCTGGATCATCGCAGGGTCGGTTGACCGGGAGCATAGCGGCGCGTCGATTGCCGAGCTGATTGAGGAGATGCGGGCGCTGAGCGCGCAGCATCCGCCCGAGCAGGCCGAGCTCGACCGGATCGTCACCACCGCCGCCAACAAGAATGCGGCCCGGCTGGAAAACAACAGCGAATTGTTGAGCGCGATGGCGGACGCCCATTCCAGCGGCCTGCCCTATGACGATGTCGTGCGCCAACCGATGCGGCTGGGCGCATTGACGCTGGCTGAGGTGAGGCAGGCGGCGACCGCCTTTGCCGATCCGCGCACGATCCACTGGGTGGTGGTGGGCGACTGGAACCGCATCCGCGACCAGTTCGAAGATCTGAAGCTTGGCGAGCCGGTGGTGATCGAACCGGCAGACTGATTCCGCAGCGCTGCG
Coding sequences within:
- a CDS encoding pitrilysin family protein, producing the protein MLAARGKTGAQLAYRERIDALNGWLNESIDLDHADIVFGWDASRMAAGIALFGEALTRPAVSPDTLDSLKSARIDELNAESINRGAGPQRTLYSAIYGEGHPYAPAATTAEAVNQVERIDAAALEAWTRSRLRPGRATLYVAADTDMATLKPLLEKALGGWKTGRAEATELSIPPAEGRPVPSLTVLDKPGATQTYIVASKVIPAADEPGSVDDAAAYVVNEIYGGNLTSRIGTNLRGEKGWTYGIGSGLYNTRAQRRWIIAGSVDREHSGASIAELIEEMRALSAQHPPEQAELDRIVTTAANKNAARLENNSELLSAMADAHSSGLPYDDVVRQPMRLGALTLAEVRQAATAFADPRTIHWVVVGDWNRIRDQFEDLKLGEPVVIEPAD